The genomic segment GATCGTTCTCCAGCCCGATTTTCCCCTTTCAGGAGGACGCCCTTGCGCGCGCATATTCGTACGTTTTTGACTGCTTTCGCCATCGGCTTTACCGCCATGCACGCGCCGGTGCGCGCACAGGAGCCTCTGGTTGTTTTTGCCGCCGCCAGCCTCAAGGATGCGCTGGATGATGCAGCGAAAACCTTCAAGGGCGCCGGTGGCGTCGATGTGAAGTTCAGCTATGCCGGTTCGCTCGCTCTGGCGCGTCAGCTGGAGCAGGGTGCGCCTGCCGACATTTTCGCCTCCGCCGATCAGGAGTCGATGAACTACGCGGCGAGCAAGAACAGCATCAAGCCCGACAGCCGCTTCAACCTGTTGCAGAACAAGCTCGTCGTCATCGCATCGAAGAACAGCAAGCTGCAATCGCTGCCCTTCACGGTCGAAGGATTCAAGGAAGCACTCGGCAGCGGTCGCCTGTCGACGGGTGAGGTCAACACCGTGCCGGTGGGGCGCTATGCCAAATCAGCGCTGGAGAAACTCGGCCTGTGGCGCGAAGTCGAACCGCGTCTCGCGATGTCGGATAACGTCCGCGCGGCGATGAGTTTCGTGGCCCGCGATGAGGCCCCGCTTGGCATTGTCTATGCGACCGACGCGGCCGCTGACGCGAATGTTAAGGTGATCGCCACTTTCCCGGCTGATTCCCATGCG from the Beijerinckia sp. 28-YEA-48 genome contains:
- the modA gene encoding molybdate ABC transporter substrate-binding protein, whose protein sequence is MRAHIRTFLTAFAIGFTAMHAPVRAQEPLVVFAAASLKDALDDAAKTFKGAGGVDVKFSYAGSLALARQLEQGAPADIFASADQESMNYAASKNSIKPDSRFNLLQNKLVVIASKNSKLQSLPFTVEGFKEALGSGRLSTGEVNTVPVGRYAKSALEKLGLWREVEPRLAMSDNVRAAMSFVARDEAPLGIVYATDAAADANVKVIATFPADSHAPIIYPFALTATSKNPAAAKFLEFLRSDAAKPIFEKQGFTVVK